The Microcoleus sp. FACHB-68 genome contains the following window.
GGTTGCCGGCAGAGAAAGAAAGACAACCAAGCGATCATTTACTTATAGCCGGCTTCACGAAAAATCCATCGCTCCTATATATGGTGTGCAAATCTCTGGCTTTAGCCGACGGCTTGCCGGTTGGCTGTGCGATATTCACCAGTGGGAGCGCGAACTAGAGTTTGAGATTAGGGAATTGCTTAACCTGCCCGAATTTACCCCCTACACCCAAGTGTTTAGAGGTTTCGGCTTTGGCCTGAGAACTCAAGCTTTAATCCTTAGCCAGATTTACCCGATATCGCGCTTCGATTCACTGGGAGGATTTAAGCGCCGGCTGGGAATGGCAAAAGTTGAGGAGAGCAGCGGCGACCGGGAAGCTTTTATTACGGGTGCCGGTTCTAAAATGTGCAGATCGGCACTTTACCTCTGGGTGATTACTGGAATTGCGCCGGCGCGGAATCGCTTAAAATCCTCCGCTGTGGAAAAACTCGGCAGTTTCTACGACGAAAGGCGATCGCGTTTTGCCGGCACTGAAGACAATTCCGTTAAAGGCTTCGGCTCGTTAATTATCTGCCAGACGGCTGCCTATGGTTGCCGACTTTTATTCAAGGAATTGAAAAGGAGTATCTACTTACCCTAAAGTGAACTCAGCAAAAATCCCCAAAGCAACGTATACAATTACAATTTCCTAGAACGTGGGCCGAATGCCGCCCAAACGCTAGCTGAAGCTGCCGCATCCTTAAACCCAGAAGATGGCGCACGCTTGCTGGGATTGTATGGCGCTCGCGGTGAAAATGGCAATATCCCCGTCAGTTCGGCAAATGGAGATTACAGTACCACAGGTTTAGATAACTTCTCGGTGTTTAGTACCGAGGGACAAGAACCCGACACAACCCGCCCTTTGCAACCGGGGGAAACGGATGAGCAATTTATTGCTAGGGAAGTTAATGAAAATCCCACCTTGGCGGACATGACTGAGGCTTCTCTAGAGTTTCTAGGGAAAGATCAAGAAGGTTTTTGGTTAATGGTAGAAGGGGGTGATATCGATTGGTCTGCCCATGACGATAACATAGACAACCTGCTGGGAACCATGAGGGACTTCGATAAAGCGGTTGAGTCAACTATTAACTGGATTAATGAGAATGGTGGCTTTGAAGAAAACCTGTTGATCGTCACAGCTGATCACGATCATTACCTAACCTTGAATGAGAACTTTCCGCAACTTTTACGCGAACAAGGTGCCGAGACGCTGACCGATTTAGATACGCCGGCAGAGTCTGGGCATTTTTGGGGATCTGACCCAAATGTTAAATATGGCTGGGGAAGCCACACGAACCGTCCTGTGCCGGTTTACTATCAGGGTGAGGGTTCGGAAGTGCTCGACAGCTTTGTGGGTGAGGGATACAACGCTTACGGTTACGATATCCCTGGCATCCCCGGTTTAGTGGATCAGACTCATATTTACCAAACCATGTATCAAGCTGTCGTCAATCAGGACTTGGTGTGTGGGGAAGGGGACGATGTCGTTCTGGGTTTGCTGGGTGAGGATGACATTGTTGGCAATGCCGGCAATGATTTTCTGGCCGGTAATGAAGATCACGACTTTTTAGATGGAGGTGATGGCAACGACACACTTCGGGGTGGTAAGGATGCCGACACCCTAACCGGCGGTAATGGTGATGACGTTCTCTACGGCGATATGGACGATGATCTCTTGAGTGGGGGTGAGGGTGCAGATCGGTTTGTGCTGACAGAGGATGGGGGTGTAGATACCATCCTTGATTTCCAGGCCGGTATTGATGTCATTGAGATTGCCGGTGTTACGGAAGTTACCAGTTTTGGCGCACTTTCAATCGCTCAAAGTGGCACTGATGCCGTTATTTCTGCTCAAGGTCAAGATTTAGCTAAACTGAATGGAATTCAAGCGACTACTCTGGTTAGCGAAAGTTTTGTTTTTGCTTAAAGAGATTTGTAAGTTTTTGCAACCCACATACCCCACTCTTATCTGTGGTTCTGATTCACAATCATAATCAAACTAATTGGGCGTGAACGAGGTTTGCCGCCTGCACGCCCAATGAATTTAACGAGCGTTGTCATCCTCAACAAGGCAGGCTTAGCTTTAGTTGAACCTCCTAAGTAAAACAAGAATTAAAAACTGCAACGCTTTTTGTCATCAGCCCCATAGCACTGAGAAAATAACATCACTGGTTTTACGAATGGGGGATTGCTCCCTAACACTTCTGTGTCAGACTGGCATGAAACCCTTTTTTTCGTTTGCTAAAATAACCTGAGTTCGGGATAAGAACAGGAGGAGTTGTGTAAGCTGAAATATGTTAAAGATGATTCAGCCTGCGCCGGCCTTGCCTAGTTTAGAAGAACTTTTCTCTGACATCGACGATTAGTGCTGCCACTTTGAACCCCAGAGGCAAAAATCCTTGCAAGATAAGGAGGGACAAAAACGCCAAGGCGCTCGTTGTCTGTGGCCCAGTGAAATCATCACGATTCTAGTGGCCTTCCACCCGCAGCGCTACCGCGATTTCAAGGATTACTACCTCAAGCAAGTCTGCCTGTACTGGTGATTGCAGGGGAATCAGTTTCATCAATGCCACTAAGCTCAAGGTTTGTCACAATCGTCGCATTACTGGTCACCGTGTGTTTACTCATCTGGCAGCACCAGGCAAAACCTCGCTTGATTGGTTCTATGGGTTTAAGCCGCATCTGGCGGTCAATGAGGATGCACAACTGCTCACTGTCACCTCGACTCCAGGCAACACCGATGACCGTCGCCCCGTCGGAAAGCGGATCAAACATCTGTTTGGCAAGGTCTTTGCCGCTCTTTTTTATGTCTGTAAAGCTCTGGCACAACAGTTATTTGAAGCTGACGCT
Protein-coding sequences here:
- a CDS encoding transposase, which gives rise to MLILGLDVCKDSVVAWPLVEVPRNLKTHFKENKRPIKDDPLKFYANSRGIAGLLALEPDAVIMEPTGVHYSWIFAHICGKHDIPVLWVGHSEVRHYRKQNKLPDKSDQADALALAAYALSHWGEDEFFISFSPGAAVKLRECYLQLKSLARIQSPIINRLRQQLAREFPEAALKESKPAADGLSPLWAWVAGRERKTTKRSFTYSRLHEKSIAPIYGVQISGFSRRLAGWLCDIHQWERELEFEIRELLNLPEFTPYTQVFRGFGFGLRTQALILSQIYPISRFDSLGGFKRRLGMAKVEESSGDREAFITGAGSKMCRSALYLWVITGIAPARNRLKSSAVEKLGSFYDERRSRFAGTEDNSVKGFGSLIICQTAAYGCRLLFKELKRSIYLP
- a CDS encoding alkaline phosphatase — protein: MLGLYGARGENGNIPVSSANGDYSTTGLDNFSVFSTEGQEPDTTRPLQPGETDEQFIAREVNENPTLADMTEASLEFLGKDQEGFWLMVEGGDIDWSAHDDNIDNLLGTMRDFDKAVESTINWINENGGFEENLLIVTADHDHYLTLNENFPQLLREQGAETLTDLDTPAESGHFWGSDPNVKYGWGSHTNRPVPVYYQGEGSEVLDSFVGEGYNAYGYDIPGIPGLVDQTHIYQTMYQAVVNQDLVCGEGDDVVLGLLGEDDIVGNAGNDFLAGNEDHDFLDGGDGNDTLRGGKDADTLTGGNGDDVLYGDMDDDLLSGGEGADRFVLTEDGGVDTILDFQAGIDVIEIAGVTEVTSFGALSIAQSGTDAVISAQGQDLAKLNGIQATTLVSESFVFA
- a CDS encoding transposase — its product is MNATKLKVCHNRRITGHRVFTHLAAPGKTSLDWFYGFKPHLAVNEDAQLLTVTSTPGNTDDRRPVGKRIKHLFGKVFAALFYVCKALAQQLFEADALQLFAKPKRPREKLIDSV